In Arenicella xantha, the genomic window GTTATGCTTCTCTACTGTCTCTAACTCGCGCTGGCGAGCGGTCACCGAGACACCGGTGCCTAAATGTAACGACACCTCAGATTGATCAGCGCCTGACTGCTTCGCGTATTCCAAGGCGAATTGTGCTGCGTCGGTCAAATTAACTCCCACGCCGGTGTTTAACTTACTCATAATTGCACTCCGCCAACGGTTAACGCGTCCATTTTCAATGTTGGCTGACCTACTCCAACCGGCACACTTTGGCCATCTTTACCACAAACACCGACGCCCGAGTCGAGCGACATATCAGTGCCGACCATGCTAATCGTTTGCATCGCTTCAGGACCACTACCAATGAGCGTCGCGCCTTTAACCGGCGCGGTGATCTTACCGTCTTCAATGAGATACGCTTCACTCGATGAAAATACGAACTTACCAGACGTAATATCAACCTGACCACCACCAAAGTTCACCGCATATAAGCCTTTTTTAACGCTGCGAATAATTTCTTCAGGATCATGCTCACCAGCATGCATATAAGTATTGGTCATACGCGGCATAGGCAAATGCGCAAACGATTCGCGTCGACCATTGCCAGTTACTGACATCCCCATTAACCGCGCGTTATGTTCGTCTTGCATATAACCTTTAAGAATGCCTTTTTCGATCAGCACGGTGTTCTGTGTTTGATTACCTTCATCGTCAACACTCAATGAACCACGGCGATCGGCGATTGTGCCATCATCGACCACAGTGCATAACTCACTGGCGACTTTTTCCCCGATACGACCTGAAAACGCAGAGGTACCCTTCCGATTGAAATCGCCTTCAAGGCCGTGACCAACCGCCTCGTGCAACAAGATACCGGGCCAACCAGGTCCAAGCACAACAGGCATAGTACCGGCAGGAGAATCAATTGCTTCTAAACTTACCAATGCTTGGCGAACCGCTTCATGCGCATAATGTTCAATAGTTTGATGATCAAAATAATCGAAACCAAAACGACCACCACCGCCCATAGAGCCGCGTTCACGCTTACCGTTCTGTTCAACAATCACCGATACATTGAGGCGAACCAGCGGACGAACATCTGGGATTTGCCGGCCATCGCTGGTAACAATTAATACCACTTCGTATTCACCAGACAGGCTCGCCATGACTTCGACGACACGAGAGTCGTGACTGCGAGCCGCACGATCGGCATGCTCCAAAATAGACACCTTTTGGGCATCGCCAAGTGCCGCTATCGGATCGGCCTGCTGATACAAGGGTTTGATGCCTTGCGGGCGCCATTGCCGAGTTTGCTGTGCATCCCGACCTTGTCGACCAATCGCTCCGACCACATCGGCAGCCGCTAAAATAGCGGGAGCATGCAAGTCCTCGCTGTAAGCAAAAGCCGTTTTCTCGCCACATACAGAGCGTAAACCAACCCCTTGATCTATGTTGAAGCTACCACTTTTAACCACGCCCTCATCCAGTGACCAGCTCTCATGTTTGGAGTATTGGAAATACAGGTCGGCGAAATCACAGCCCGCAACATTGGTGAGGCGACTCATGGTCGAACTAATATCCGCATTCGACAAACCGGTGGGCTCAAGCAAGGTTGCTTGGGCGATCTCAAAATGGTTTTGATTCATAGTATTCTTTGTAAGTTAGAGCCGCCGGTGCAAATGCACGGGGAAGCGCTCTTTGAGGGATTCTATCTTTGTGAGGTCGATTTCGGCAAAAACCAAGCCCTGACCATCAGTTTGCTCGGTAATAATTTCGCCCCAAGGGTCGATTATCATGCTGTGCCCCCACGTGCGGCGGCCACTTGCGTGTTTTCCAACCTGTGCGGCGGCCGCGATAAACACTTGATTCTCTATAGCTCGACAACGAAGCATGGTCTCCCAATGCGCTTTACCGGTCTCATAGGTAAATGCTGCAGGCACGCAGATCAACTGAGCACCACGCTGAGCCAAAAGTCGATACAGCTCGGGAAAGCGCAGATCATAACAAATTGTTAGTCCAAGCTGCAGAGGCAAATCATTGAAGACCAACTGTTTCGGAGAGGTTTGCTCAATCGACACAACACCTGCTCGATAGGTGTCGGATTCTCGATACTGGTGCGACGCCCCGGGCTGTGTGTCCACATCGAACAGATGCAACTTATCATACGCCGCAACCAATTTACCTAAGGGATCAAACAATAACGAACGAGCATACGGCTTAGTCCTATTAGCCCCATCACTCTCAACGACAGCGAGTGAGCCTAGTAAAATCGCCATCTGCTTGCTAGCCGCTAACTCAGACAAAGCCGATTGGACTATGCCTCCGCTCGCCAACTCGACATATTGCAACGCCTTACTAGAAGGCATTTGCACGGCATTCTCTGGCAACACCAGTAGATCCAATAGAGGACTCGCATCAACGGCAGCGGCGATTACATTCAGGTTTTCTTGCACATCCGGACCTGAACTCATTTCCAAGCAACCGATGCGCAACATTGTTTTAGGCATAAGGTTTGCCGACGCTCACCGATCCAGCGCCGGAGACTCAAGCTCTTGCGCTTCTGAAGCTCTCTCCAATTCAGCCGATTCTAACTGAGTGTCGAGCTTCGTGTCATCGAGCGGCACCAATAACGAGTCAGAGGGCTCTTGTTGAATTGTGTCGTCACGCGCTAACGCGAGATTTTGCATGGACTTATCAGGCTCTGGCGCACTAGTCAGCGGCTCTGGCTCATTACTCTTCATCTCCACCATCTCGAAGTCCTCCCAGCTTCCGAGCGCGCGGTAGCTTCTGAAACTAGACTCACGCATTTCATCTTTGAATAACCGCTGCGTAATAAACACCACCGCTCCAGCAGTAGGGTTGGCCAGCGCACTTAAAAGTGCCAGATTACCGCCAAGCTCGGGCGACAGATGAACTTCCATATCAATTAGTTCCTGCGCTAAATCAAGCTTACCTTCCATTCGCACAAATACCGCGGGAGTAAATATATAAGCCTCACGGAAAATCGCCTCTCCGTCTGCCAGCAGACCGGTGTAGCGCATACGATCGAATCTCAAACCCGATGCAAACACATCTCGAAAATCAAAGATCAAACGTCGCGCGATTGCATTAAAGTTAAGCAGACCAAGCAGCTTTCCTGACCCAGGCTCAACCTGAACCAACTCCCCATCTCGGATCCGCAGATCAAATTCACCATTTAATCGCGCATAGTCAAATTCATGTGGCGCACCAATCCAGTTCACATTGCCACTCAAGGTGCCAGTGCCGCGCTTAATGATGCCATCGAAACTCATATCGGTAAGAGCACCTTCGGCCTCATCGATCACGGTATTGAAGTCAAATGAGGATATGGATCCAGCGGCATCCGTATTTCGCCAACCACCACGCGCCACGGTACGGATGCCATTTTGCTCTAGCAAAAACTCCTCAGTCAGCCACTCACTGCCCTTAGGTTTACCGCTAAACACTAATTTACCTAAATTCTTCCCGCTCAATTTGAATGTGTCTGCAGTCAACGATATTGCGGGGTAATCGGCAGGCTGTAAACTATAGTCTATTGGCGCTGGCTCACTTATTCCATCGGGCGCTTCAACGATATCCACATACGCTAAATTAAATGTATACGACCCGAGTTCAGCACGCGGCTGCATTTGCATAGTGCCTTTGACATTATCTCCATCTAATGTCCCAACCCAGTTAAAACCATCAACGGAGACCGCCGAGACCTGCAGAGGGCCAAATTCACGACCCAATAAAACTGGGTTCGCAGCACGGATCGATAACGACCGCATCGCGTCGAGAAAAGCAGTATTTTCGGAAACTTTGCGCGGCTCGAAGCTTGCTAAGTCTATGATCGCTGACAACCAGTCATCGAGATTAATATCATCATTTTCAATCACGAAATGAACACCCGATTTCAGCGGCAATGACGCATCTGCTCCAAGGCTGATCAGCGCCTTATCAAATAGTGACGACGAGGCACTCGCAGTATTTCCCTCAAGTCGCACCTGCATATCCTCTTGCAGGCTTATCGCCATGGAAGGCACCGTGGACTTACCGCCCAAGGTCATCGATAACCGCATGTTAGTTTCTGCATCGGCCGACTTGCCCAGTGGCGCTGGCGCCGAAACAGCAATACCCTTAAGATCAGAAACCCCAGAAATAGTCACTTCGGGACCATCAATCAGCAAATCGCCCTGCCAAGCGGCGTTGCCGTCAAACCACGTTAACATGTGCTCACCAAGCCAAGGCTCGAGTGCATCCGCGGCAAGCCGTCCAGTTGCCAGCAACTTCATAACCGGTGGCTGAGCTTCGGCGACCGTAATCAACTTACCGCTTGTGGGCCCGCCCAAAAAGAACGCATTAATATCGGAGGACGTAACGCTTCGCTCGGTGAATTCAACAGTACCGTTAATTTTTGAAATCGGCACTCCCTCCGGCAGCAAACCTCGACCATTGCGCACAATCGCAGTACCTTGCACTGCGGCGTCTTCGATCTTGTTCAACGGAATGCTTACCGCGATATCAATATCAACTTGCCCATTAGTAGCTTGAACCGGCAACTCGTCTAATTGATCCGCTGGATTGATTAGCGGCCCTTTGAACAAAAAGTCCAAGCCCTTGACCAATGAGGTACTGGTTTTACCATTCACCGTTAAGGTTCGATCAGTTTGAAAAAGCTTAGATATCTGCAGCTGGCCATCGGTCACCTCGTCGCCATTCAACCACAGCTCATCAGGAACAATACTGAGCAGTTCATTGCGAATAGTTGCCGTGCCACGCCCACGTTCTGCGGCTGGCCAATCACGCTGATAACCATAGTCGACAAGCACATCATTAAAACGCGCGCGCGCTTCTAACTGAGCTTTACCAACCTTCAATGCGTTCCGCGAAACTTCACCTCGATAGCTGACTCGACCATTAGTAAACTCGCCACTTTTAAATGCATTGACCGACCAGTCTCGAAACTTATCCAGTCGATCATCTAACGGCAGATAATTAATTATCTGACTCACATCTGACACGCTGAACTCAGCGCTCGCATTGAGCATTAGCGGACTCGCATCTGAACTGGCTGGATTGCGCACTAAATCACCGCCCTCAAAACTGAGTTCACTCACCGAGTCAATAGTAAACAGTTCGCCAAAACTCGCCACCTCACGAACTTTACTATCTAACCGACAGGTTGCATTCAAACCAGAAATGCTCAAAGTTTCATCAACAAACTCACCTTCAATCAGGGCGATGGTTATGTTGCCATTGGTATTAATGCGCCAAGTAAATTCGCCCGTGGCTCGCTCCACAGGGAATGGCTGCTGATACCAGCGCGGCCAATCAAACTGCGCTCCTTCGGTGTAAAACTCAAACACGCCGCCCTGCTTGGATGCTGACAACTGCCCGCTCAAGCGATTCATTCCAGGTGCATCACCGGTTGATTTAAAGCTCACATCGGACGCAGCCGCACGTAACTCCCACTGCTCGATCGCCAACAAAGGTCCCGAGAACTCAAACTCAACATCATGCAACCGACCATTTAGGTTTGCGTCCAGTATCCAACCAGCTTCACGCGACAACCCAGCTAAACGAATAAAGTCTCGAATCCGCTCAACATCGAGTTGCGTTAGCTGCAGTTGACCCACGCCATTCTCGACTTCCAGCGAGATATCTTGCGCGCGCAGCAACCGCTGCTTCTGATCACCTAGCACCTCTAACGAAGCATCCCAAAGCTTGTCAGAAAGCATGTTGCCTGTCGCAGTAGCCGTAAACGCCAGCGGGCCTTTGGAGGTGGTAATGGCAGCTTGAATGGTACGAACCTGTTCCACTCGTTGATAGACAAAAGAAATATTTCGATAACGCTTTAGTTGGTCAGCTTGGCCACGCCACAGCAACTCTCCGTCATGCCATGCTGCCGCTTTTTGATCAAGCAGCCACGACAGCAATCGCTTCGGCGTAGCCGGCCCATCCGAGCTAGACGACAAGGCAATACCCGCCACTTGCAGTTGCCCGCTAGGCAAGGAAACAATCTCCAGCATCGGTTTTTCAACCGCAAACTCAGTAAACTTCGGCCAGAACTTAAGCAACGAACCGGGGCTCACAGCGGCCGACAACGAGTTAAACGCTAAAGCGGGTTGATTAGGTAGATCACCGGCCACACTCAAATTACTAATCTGCACATGCGGCGTAAACCCTTGCCAATCAGTGCGTACCGAGCCAACACTAACGGCTCGATCAAACAAAGAAGAAAGATTAGCTTCTAATAGGTCTTTATGTGATTCAGCATAACTAAAATACGCGGCCAAACTGCCCCAAAACAGCAAATACAAAAAGCCCAAAGTTAACAGAAAGTTTCTCAGAAACTTCATGAAATTACCCTTTGCCAAAATTTAGGCAGGCCTGATTGGATAATCACTTGTCTCATGCCAGCGCGATATCGTAATCTTGTTGTGACAACAATGGATCAGCTTGTAGGCTGATTGGGCGGTCAATAAATTCTTGCAAGTCTGCAAGGCTGCTCGCCTCTTCGTCAAGTAACAACTCGACCACTCGAGGTGCTGCGACAATCGTATACGCTTGAGCCTTATATTGTCGATCTTCGCGCAAAATCTCTCGCAGAATCTCATAACAAACTGTTTGTATGGTTTTAACCGTGCCGCGCCCTTCACAGGTAGGACAGGCCTCACACAGTATCTGCTCTAAACTCTCCCGTGTGCGCTTTCGCGTGATTTCAACCAAGCCCAATGGCGAGATATCCGTAATGTTTATCTTAACTCGATCTTTGGCAAAAACCGCATCGAGCGCCGCCAGCACTTGTTTCTTGTGGTTTTGACTCTGCATATCGATAAAATCGACAATAATAATTCCACCTAAATTACGCAACCGCAGTTGATGGGCGATCTCGGTTGCGGCTTCCAAGTTAGTCTTAAATAGGGTCTCTTCCTGACTATGCCGACCGACGTACGACCCCGTATTCACATCAATCGTAGTCATCGCCTCAGTCTGATCGATAATCAAATCACCGCCAGATTTTAGTTTAACCTTACGCTGCATAGCGTTCTCAATTTCTTGCTCGATCGAGTAAAGTCCAAATAATGGCTGCTCGCCAGGATAATACTCAAGCTTATCGACTAACTCTGGCATAAAGTCGCGAGCAAAATCACGCGCCTTTTCATAGCTCTCGCGTGAATCTATGCGGATTTTCTCTACGTGATCGTGAACCAGGTCTCGCATGGTCCTAAGTGACAGCGGCACGTCTTCGTGAATTAAGGTGGCTGGCTGCGCACCTTTGAGTTTGCTACTCACGTGCAACCACAGACGCTGTTGAAACAGCATATCATTGGCGATATCGGCTTCAGTCACTGATTCAGCAAGGGTACGGATGATAAAACCACCAGTTAAATCATGCTGTTCAATTTGTCGTTGCACTACATCACGCAAGCGTTCCCGCTCGTCAGCACATTCTATTTTTTGTGAGATCCCGATCTCGTTGCCATTCGGTAAGTACACCAAGTTCCTCGAAGGCATGCTCAACTCAGTGGTTAACCGTGCGCCTTTACTACCAATGGGATCTTTGAGCACCTGCACATAAATATGCTTGCCTTCATGCACTAACTCTTGAATTGGTGGAATATCGCGCATTGCAGCGCCACTAAACGCGGGGTCATTTCGAGCGATATCCGCAGCGTGTAAAAATCCATTTTTGTCCAAACCAATATCGACAAAAGCAGCCTGCATACCAGGCAATACACGCACCACTTTGCCTTTATAGATACTCCCGACCAGCCCACGCGATAAGGTTCGTTCAATGTGCAGTTCTTGCAGCACACCGTTTTCGACTACCGCTACACGCGTCTCACGCGGTGTAACATTGATAAGTATTTCTTCTTTGCTGGCCAACTGGTTTAACTGCCTGATCGGTTCTCGGCTGCAGCGACCGCCATAGACGCCGTTACAGCCAGTTCATTTCAATAGTGCCTAGTAGCTCATTAACCTCTCGCAACGGTAACCCCACCACATTGCTATAACTACCCTGAATCGATTTAACCCAAGCTGAAGCAAGCCCTTGGATCGCGTACGCACCGGCTTTATCTTGCGGTTCGCCACTTTTCCAGTAGGCGTGCATCTGCGCATCCGTGATGGTTGCGAATTCGACGTCGGTGAGCCCCAACTTGACACTCAGTTTATCATGAACCATTAAGCAAACCGCAGTCATTACCTGATGTTTAGCCGCGCCTAAGCTTTGCCATATCTGCTGGGCGTGCTCGAAATCACGAGGCTTAGCGTAAATTCGCTCACCTTGAACCACGACAGTATCAGCCGCCAATATTGCATACTTAGCAGGATCGAGCTCAGCGTAGGCGGCACGGGCTTTTTCTCGCGCCATCCGGGTGACATAGTCTTCTGCCAGCTCTTCCTCTCGACGGCTCTCATCGATATCAGGCACATGAACCGTAAACGGTACTCCCATGGTATTGAGCAGGTCACTGCGACGTGGAGACCCAGAAGCAAGAATCAGTTGAATATCTGTCATGGCTAATCGCCTCTATGATAGGGTAAGTTGGCGTTAATACTCCACGCACGATAGAGCTGTTCAGCTAGCATGACTCGCACCACCGGATGCGCAAATGTCATTGCTGACAAAGACCACTTTAACCTTACTTGTTGCAGATAGTTCGGATCAATCCCCTCAGGACCACCAATCAATATCGCGATGTCTTGACTATCATCAATCCACGACTGCAAATGAGTTGCGAGACCTTCAGTGTCAATATGCTTGCCGCGACGATCCAGTGCTATTGTCAAATACGATTCAGGAATAGCCGCTGTAAGCAGCGCAGCCTCATCACGAAGAATTCTGGCCGTGTCTGCATTTTTACCACGCTTTTTAGCAGCGATTTCATGCAACTCCAGTTGACATAGGGCAGGCATACGCTGCGCGTATTCGCGATAGCCCTGCTCAACCCAAGCTGGCATTTTAGTGCCAACTGCCAACAGCTTGATCCGCATAATTAAGTGCTAAGCATCTTCTTGTTCGCGATGCTTCTTCACCAATGCGCGAACGTCTTCATCCCAAAGTTTTTCAAGATCATAATACTGTCGGACCTCTGGACGCATGACATGCAAGACCACATCACCAAAGTCAACTAATACCCATTCGCCAACATCGGCACCATCTTCGTTCAAGGGTTTTACTCCTTGTCGACGTAGCGAGTCGGACGCTTCACGCGCCAATGCTTTTACGTGTGTATCTGAGGTGCCACTCGCGACCACCATGTAGTCTGCGAAGTCTGAGATATCGGCAATGTCTATTACCTTGATGTCTTGCGCCTTGATATTCTCAAGCGCCTCAACAACCTGGTCTTTAATTTGTTCTGGATTCATATTGGGTATTTTATACAGTTGATGTTCGCGAATATAGGCCAAAACAGCACTCGGCAAAAAATCATGTGCCAGCGGCCCCGGAGCGGTTTCAAGCTCATGCCGCAATCGCGTAGAGGAAATATTGATATCGGTGTGTTCAAAGCACCAAATCCGGCCCGCATTGTATTGCAATAACTCATCCGCTGACGAGACAAATCGATCACTAAGCTCAGATGGCACCTCAATTGGGTAACCTGGGCGACGTAATACTAGCCAATTGCTCATATCCAGCAGCTCAGGATACCGATGCCAACTTGGTAAACTCATCAAACTATCAGCACCAATAATTACAATTAGCGATGCTCGTGGAAATTGTTGCTTAAAAAACTCAACAGTATCCACAGTATAAGACTTGTTCGGTCGCTGCACTTCATGATCATCGGCCACGAACTGTTGGTGCCCGGCTAGTGCCAGCTGCAGCATAGCGAACCGATGTTCAACATCGGTGTTGACTGAAGTCTTATGTGGTGGTCGAGCACTTAGCAGCCAATGAATTTGACTAAATGGCAGGTGACTGGCGGCTTGTTCGACCGCACCCAAATGACCATTGTGTACCGGGTCGAACGTGCCCCCAAAAAGCCCGATCAACTCAGACATTTAGCTCCGCACATGTCCGTCACCAAACACTACGTATTTTTGAGAAGTTAAGCCTTCAAGGCCAACCGGGCCACGGGCATGCAGCTTATCGGTACTAATGCCAATTTCAGCACCTAAGCCGTACTCAAATCCGTCAGCAAAACGCGTTGATGCATTGATCATTACGGAACTTGAATCCACCTGCCGCATAAAAGATCGACCTCGCGTATAACTCTCAGTCACGATACTCTCGGTGTGGGCCGAGCTATAACGCGCGATATGTTCCACCGCTTGATCAAAACTATCAACGGTTTTAATCGATAAAATAGGACCTAGGTATTCGGTTGACCAATCCTCGTCAGTCGCTGCATTCATAGCGATGATCGCTCGAGTTTTTTCACAACCACGCAACTCAACACCGTGCGCGACATAACGCTCAACCAAACTCGGAAGCAACTCATTCGC contains:
- the nadD gene encoding nicotinate-nucleotide adenylyltransferase is translated as MSELIGLFGGTFDPVHNGHLGAVEQAASHLPFSQIHWLLSARPPHKTSVNTDVEHRFAMLQLALAGHQQFVADDHEVQRPNKSYTVDTVEFFKQQFPRASLIVIIGADSLMSLPSWHRYPELLDMSNWLVLRRPGYPIEVPSELSDRFVSSADELLQYNAGRIWCFEHTDINISSTRLRHELETAPGPLAHDFLPSAVLAYIREHQLYKIPNMNPEQIKDQVVEALENIKAQDIKVIDIADISDFADYMVVASGTSDTHVKALAREASDSLRRQGVKPLNEDGADVGEWVLVDFGDVVLHVMRPEVRQYYDLEKLWDEDVRALVKKHREQEDA
- a CDS encoding carbon-nitrogen hydrolase family protein encodes the protein MPKTMLRIGCLEMSSGPDVQENLNVIAAAVDASPLLDLLVLPENAVQMPSSKALQYVELASGGIVQSALSELAASKQMAILLGSLAVVESDGANRTKPYARSLLFDPLGKLVAAYDKLHLFDVDTQPGASHQYRESDTYRAGVVSIEQTSPKQLVFNDLPLQLGLTICYDLRFPELYRLLAQRGAQLICVPAAFTYETGKAHWETMLRCRAIENQVFIAAAAQVGKHASGRRTWGHSMIIDPWGEIITEQTDGQGLVFAEIDLTKIESLKERFPVHLHRRL
- the rlmH gene encoding 23S rRNA (pseudouridine(1915)-N(3))-methyltransferase RlmH; the encoded protein is MRIKLLAVGTKMPAWVEQGYREYAQRMPALCQLELHEIAAKKRGKNADTARILRDEAALLTAAIPESYLTIALDRRGKHIDTEGLATHLQSWIDDSQDIAILIGGPEGIDPNYLQQVRLKWSLSAMTFAHPVVRVMLAEQLYRAWSINANLPYHRGD
- a CDS encoding YhdP family protein gives rise to the protein MKFLRNFLLTLGFLYLLFWGSLAAYFSYAESHKDLLEANLSSLFDRAVSVGSVRTDWQGFTPHVQISNLSVAGDLPNQPALAFNSLSAAVSPGSLLKFWPKFTEFAVEKPMLEIVSLPSGQLQVAGIALSSSSDGPATPKRLLSWLLDQKAAAWHDGELLWRGQADQLKRYRNISFVYQRVEQVRTIQAAITTSKGPLAFTATATGNMLSDKLWDASLEVLGDQKQRLLRAQDISLEVENGVGQLQLTQLDVERIRDFIRLAGLSREAGWILDANLNGRLHDVEFEFSGPLLAIEQWELRAAASDVSFKSTGDAPGMNRLSGQLSASKQGGVFEFYTEGAQFDWPRWYQQPFPVERATGEFTWRINTNGNITIALIEGEFVDETLSISGLNATCRLDSKVREVASFGELFTIDSVSELSFEGGDLVRNPASSDASPLMLNASAEFSVSDVSQIINYLPLDDRLDKFRDWSVNAFKSGEFTNGRVSYRGEVSRNALKVGKAQLEARARFNDVLVDYGYQRDWPAAERGRGTATIRNELLSIVPDELWLNGDEVTDGQLQISKLFQTDRTLTVNGKTSTSLVKGLDFLFKGPLINPADQLDELPVQATNGQVDIDIAVSIPLNKIEDAAVQGTAIVRNGRGLLPEGVPISKINGTVEFTERSVTSSDINAFFLGGPTSGKLITVAEAQPPVMKLLATGRLAADALEPWLGEHMLTWFDGNAAWQGDLLIDGPEVTISGVSDLKGIAVSAPAPLGKSADAETNMRLSMTLGGKSTVPSMAISLQEDMQVRLEGNTASASSSLFDKALISLGADASLPLKSGVHFVIENDDINLDDWLSAIIDLASFEPRKVSENTAFLDAMRSLSIRAANPVLLGREFGPLQVSAVSVDGFNWVGTLDGDNVKGTMQMQPRAELGSYTFNLAYVDIVEAPDGISEPAPIDYSLQPADYPAISLTADTFKLSGKNLGKLVFSGKPKGSEWLTEEFLLEQNGIRTVARGGWRNTDAAGSISSFDFNTVIDEAEGALTDMSFDGIIKRGTGTLSGNVNWIGAPHEFDYARLNGEFDLRIRDGELVQVEPGSGKLLGLLNFNAIARRLIFDFRDVFASGLRFDRMRYTGLLADGEAIFREAYIFTPAVFVRMEGKLDLAQELIDMEVHLSPELGGNLALLSALANPTAGAVVFITQRLFKDEMRESSFRSYRALGSWEDFEMVEMKSNEPEPLTSAPEPDKSMQNLALARDDTIQQEPSDSLLVPLDDTKLDTQLESAELERASEAQELESPALDR
- the tldD gene encoding metalloprotease TldD; translation: MNQNHFEIAQATLLEPTGLSNADISSTMSRLTNVAGCDFADLYFQYSKHESWSLDEGVVKSGSFNIDQGVGLRSVCGEKTAFAYSEDLHAPAILAAADVVGAIGRQGRDAQQTRQWRPQGIKPLYQQADPIAALGDAQKVSILEHADRAARSHDSRVVEVMASLSGEYEVVLIVTSDGRQIPDVRPLVRLNVSVIVEQNGKRERGSMGGGGRFGFDYFDHQTIEHYAHEAVRQALVSLEAIDSPAGTMPVVLGPGWPGILLHEAVGHGLEGDFNRKGTSAFSGRIGEKVASELCTVVDDGTIADRRGSLSVDDEGNQTQNTVLIEKGILKGYMQDEHNARLMGMSVTGNGRRESFAHLPMPRMTNTYMHAGEHDPEEIIRSVKKGLYAVNFGGGQVDITSGKFVFSSSEAYLIEDGKITAPVKGATLIGSGPEAMQTISMVGTDMSLDSGVGVCGKDGQSVPVGVGQPTLKMDALTVGGVQL
- the rng gene encoding ribonuclease G, translating into MASKEEILINVTPRETRVAVVENGVLQELHIERTLSRGLVGSIYKGKVVRVLPGMQAAFVDIGLDKNGFLHAADIARNDPAFSGAAMRDIPPIQELVHEGKHIYVQVLKDPIGSKGARLTTELSMPSRNLVYLPNGNEIGISQKIECADERERLRDVVQRQIEQHDLTGGFIIRTLAESVTEADIANDMLFQQRLWLHVSSKLKGAQPATLIHEDVPLSLRTMRDLVHDHVEKIRIDSRESYEKARDFARDFMPELVDKLEYYPGEQPLFGLYSIEQEIENAMQRKVKLKSGGDLIIDQTEAMTTIDVNTGSYVGRHSQEETLFKTNLEAATEIAHQLRLRNLGGIIIVDFIDMQSQNHKKQVLAALDAVFAKDRVKINITDISPLGLVEITRKRTRESLEQILCEACPTCEGRGTVKTIQTVCYEILREILREDRQYKAQAYTIVAAPRVVELLLDEEASSLADLQEFIDRPISLQADPLLSQQDYDIALA
- a CDS encoding Maf family protein, with the protein product MTDIQLILASGSPRRSDLLNTMGVPFTVHVPDIDESRREEELAEDYVTRMAREKARAAYAELDPAKYAILAADTVVVQGERIYAKPRDFEHAQQIWQSLGAAKHQVMTAVCLMVHDKLSVKLGLTDVEFATITDAQMHAYWKSGEPQDKAGAYAIQGLASAWVKSIQGSYSNVVGLPLREVNELLGTIEMNWL